A window of the Fusarium poae strain DAOMC 252244 chromosome 3, whole genome shotgun sequence genome harbors these coding sequences:
- a CDS encoding hypothetical protein (TransMembrane:11 (i366-386o392-413i438-457o477-495i502-521o543-564i576-599o623-644i665-682o688-706i718-737o)~BUSCO:10046at5125), with the protein MASPSRTPSDQPPRSSSPSSFRPRSISASVPRADLTARLASPIPSQFGTTPPVGGTPRPDAASRTENLEDLSQLPGTGTSMQGPGVSALAAALSNSLGQSPPRHGTPAARVSTPPIRSQSPLLGARNPGTPTNYGSFNSRSQNALGTSAPYEDPEIVKRHLVQPTDENPTSEESSIQGNTKGKQPADIGGAGLNDDEFSSLRLQGGDVTRGIYKWTEQAEARAKYNRSKSFDLGRPEPEAEVLDINSIKVPGGFRRNHLRRSVQSPGPHGHLEDGHNSPAPGQQRLFTSSFLEFLSIYGHFAGEELEEDDENLGPNEYFSSGEDTDEYNSDDEREPMEDSALLTPSRRRRKRKVRGGSGNNSPMNAALLLLKSFVGTGVLFLPRAYLNGGMLFSNLILFGVAALSYYCFVLLVKTQLKIGGSFGDLGGALYGKKMRTLILSSIVISQIGFVAAYTVFTAANLQAFVRAVSDCKSSISIQWLILIQMIIFLPFALLRDIGKLAFTALVADAFILIGLAYLLYYDILTLNQNGIADIIMFNKKDWTLFIGTAIFTFEGIGLIIPVQESMRHPEKFPRVLLIVMIIITVLFIGMGAISYAAYGSHTETVVLLNLPQDNKMVNGVQFLYSVAILLSTPLQIFPAIRIAETELFTRSGKYNPWVKWQKNVFRFFVVMLCASIAWLGADHLDKFVALVGNFACIPLVFIYPPMLHYKAIARTKFWRVADIALCIFGFVAMAYATTLTAMSWATADPKHPGYCDQKGAPGF; encoded by the exons ATGGCTTCCCCGTCAAGAACCCCATCGGATCAACCTCCTAGGTCCTCGTCGCCCTCGAGCTTCCGACCCCGATCGATTTCCGCCTCGGTTCCTCGAGCAGATTTGACGGCGCGTCTGGCTTCTCCCATTCCCAGCCAGTTTGGAACTACACCTCCTGTGGGAGGTACTCCTCGACCCGATGCTGCTTCGCGTACCGAGAATCTTGAGGATCTGAGCCAACTGCCTGGCACTGGCACCAGTATGCAAGGTCCTGGTGTTTCTGCTCTTGCTGCCGCTCTTTCCAACTCTCTGGGCCAGTCTCCCCCACGACATGGTACTCCTGCTGCTCGTGTCAGTACTCCTCCGATTCGCTCACAATCTCCTCTTCTGGGCGCTCGAAACCCGGGGACACCGACAAACTATGGTTCTTTCAATTCACGCTCTCAGAATGCGCTGGGTACTAGTGCGCCTTACGAGGACCCTGAGATCGTCAAGCGCCATCTGGTTCAGCCTACTGACGAGAACCCGACTTCAGAAGAGTCCTCGATCCAAGGCAACACAAAGGGCAAGCAGCCAGCCGATATTGGCGGTGCTGGTTTGAATGACGACGAATTCTCTAGTTTGCGCCTACAAGGAGGTGATGTCACCCGAGGCATCTACAAGTGGACTGAGCAAGCAGAGGCAAGAGCGAAATACAACCGCAGCAAGAGTTTCGATCTCGGACGACCCGAGCCTGAAGCCGAAGTACTCGACATCAACTCGATAAAGGTCCCTGGTGGCTTCCGAAGAAACCATCTTCGCCGGTCTGTTCAAAGCCCTGGTCCCCATGGTCATCTCGAGGATGGTCACAACTCCCCAGCACCCGGTCAGCAAAGATTGTTCACTTCGAGTTTCCTCGAGTTTTTGTCCATCTATGGGCACTTCGCCGGTGAAGAgcttgaagaggatgatgaaaaCCTTGGACCGAACGAGTACTTCTCATCTGGAGAAGATACCGACGAATACAATTCCGACGATGAGCGAGAGCCTATGGAAGATAGTGCCCTGTTGACACCGTCAAGACGCCGACGTAAGCGCAAGGTTCGTGGTGGTAGTGGTAACAACAGTCCCATGAACGCCGCTTTGCTGCTTCTCAAGTCGTTTGTTGGTACTGGTGTCCTCTTCCTGCCCCGTGCGTACCTCAACGGAGGTATGCTCTTTAGTAACCTGATCCTTTTCGGAGTCGCTGCCCTGAGTTACTACTGTTTCGTGCTTCTCGTCAAGACACAGCTCAAGATCGGCGGTTCTTTTGGTGATCTGGGTGGTGCCTTGTATGGCAAGAAAATGCGTACTCTTATTCTCAGCTCCATTGTCATCAGTCAAATCGGTTTCGTAGCGGCATATACTGTCTTTACGGCTGCCAACTTGCAGGCTTTCGTGCGGGCTGTTTCCGATTGCAAATCTTCCATCAGCATTCAGTGGCTCATCCTTATCCAGATGATCATATTCCTGCCTTTTGCTCTTTTGCGAGACATTGGAAAGCTGGCATTTACTGCTCTGGTCGCAGACGCCTTCATTCTGATTGGTTTGGCTTATCTTCTTTACTACGATATCTTGACCCTCAACCAAAACGGTATTGCCGACATCATCATGTTCAACAAGAAGGACTGGACTTTGTTTATCGGAACTGCTATCTTCACCTTTGAAGGAATCGGTCTCATCATTCCTGTCCAAGAGTCGATGAGACATCCGGAAAAATTCCCTCGCGTTCTTCTCATTgtcatgatcatcatcacagtCCTTTTCATCGGCATGGGTGCCATCTCATATGCCGCATATGGATCTCACACTGAGACTGTCGTACTGCTCAACCTGCCTCAGGATAACAAGATGGTCAACGGTGTTCAGTTTCTGTACTCTGTTGCTATCTTGCTGTCTACGCCGCTGCAGATCTTCCCTGCTATCCGTATTGCCGAGACAGAGCTTTTCACTCGCAGTGGCAAGTACAACCCTTGGGTCAAGTGGCAAAAGAATGTTTTCCGTTTCTTTGTTGTGATGCTGTGCGCATCCATTGCTTGGCTCGGAGCCGACCACCTGGACAAGTTCGTTGCGCTTGTTGGTAACTTTGCTTGCATCCCTCTCGTCTTTATCTATCCT CCTATGCTTCACTACAAGGCCATTGCCCGTACGAAGTTTTGGAGAGTAGCTGATATTGCGCTTTGTATCTTTGGGTTCGTCGCGATGGCCTATGCGACAACTCTTACTGCGATGAGCTGGGCCACCGCTGATCCTAAACATCCGGGATACTGCGACCAGAAGGGCGCACCGGGATTCTAA
- a CDS encoding hypothetical protein (TransMembrane:13 (o45-66i71-90o96-116i128-148o168-188i195-212o255-276i288-310o330-350i380-398o404-425i437-455o461-479i)~BUSCO:3224at5125) has translation MATPHQSDVKGVDNGGDRHRNSTSESPGRRVSVTMDSRHSHSNKLGSISGVYIPVFLNIMSILMFLRFGLIIGKIGFVGILGLLVTAYSIDLLTTLSLSAIASNGEVKGGGAYYLISRSLGPEFGGSIGILFYLAQVLNASMNVVGLIDCIRLNLGPAFPEGYWTGYFLQTAALLLCTGLCFLGSATFSRASNALLAILSLAIVSIPVSAIFKTPFRDEDLGIHFTGPSLDTLTDNFLPHLSSPHFKGLETFRDLFGILFPATSGIFAGASMSGDLKDPSRSIPHGTLWAMLTTFIIYFIVILSLAASTTHDSFLANDNAISLINLSQPVILAGECAVTFFSALMGLIGASKLFQAFSRDKLLPGLGFFSKGTKHGDEPIYALLLTYVIAQLALFADLNQIATFISMGYQMTFFVMNLACFLLKIGSAPNFRPSFKFFTWQTAFVAGILSGFAMFFIDVTYAAVAVTVLVLLFLLIHYLSPPKHWGDVSQNLIYHQVRKYLLRLRPEHIKFWRPHIILLINNPRRQTRLIQFCNSLKKGSLYILGHVIVTDDFNSGVHEARLQQHAWTKYINEFSKIKAFVQLTMSPTITWGIRNLILSAGLGGMRPNIAVLGSYNMEELRKSNPRLRVPDVPVSFSRQMQRPPKSNGKAPERPRRRRGDTSARLMEGILPTDVIRTENMMSPKEYLTILEDLALRYRLNIAVGCGFDALETPRKDGNNTKKYLDLWPIQMSAEVTSDGKSLLTTNFDTYTLILQLGHILHSVQVWKQVYTLRVMVFVEYESEVHEEHARVLALLEKLRIDAEVNVFCLSSGDLNTYEIIVNGVSHDIDWEIVVNDTLRNEEWWDDVQMYRGRADNMSSTQELDQLEQIYDSTSGRPGLYNPHEEIYERRRASTTDVPELPRRPAIRMLSKMGVSMGIHTHHLPDDALDETSSEDDETEDSPTDLIEDEEMGYSSVLEHDANDEASIGPSDSVHQPLLVGGDSHDEDGRVRGDFWERFGRRPKSDTVADTVGTSYGTMSSSATVKGVGGAQTSQQTDERPHQSSTDSAPADIPSLVSRDSLGPTAAYSRTRPASPSREDTVRPYRGGTTTPGRPTLSRQSSAVKFSSRPVPETKIVASEAEGSTISFAPPSSTDSETPKAGPYRPSYSRQSSLGNYPSKSRPSTQVTSGENDGKKISFAEQPDYEPYSANHSRFQSRRSSRGSAQYGGDSCDQIPEMLERYRLSSHLEEEAQELGFTPQGLELSFNELPSRAQHLIVNELIRQHSKDTAVLLSTLPIPTEGTCLDDAATIQYLSDVEVLCNELPPTLLVLSNNMTVTVNL, from the exons ATGGCAACGCCTCACCAGTCGGATGTCAAGGGAGTTGACAATGGGGGAGATCGTCACCGAAACAGCACATCAGAGTCTCCTGGTAGACGAGTCTCGGTCACGATGGACTCACGCCACAGCCACAGCAACAAGTTGGGCAGCATATCAGGTGTTTACATCCCTGTTTTTCTCAATATCATGAGCATTCTCATGTTTTTGCGCTTTGGCCTCATCATTGGGAAAATCGGGTTTGTGGGCATCCTCG GTTTGCTTGTCACTGCCTACTCTATCGACCTGTTGACGACACTCTCACTGTCTGCCATCGCTTCCAATGGCGAAGTCAAAGGTGGTGGTGCCTATTACCTCATCTCGAGGTCCCTGGGTCCCGAGTTTGGTGGTTCTATCGGCATTCTCTTCTATCTTGCTCAGGTCCTCAACGCAAGCATGAACGTTGTTGGTCTCATTGACTGCATCCGACTGAATCTGGGACCAGCTTTCCCCGAAGGATATTGGACTGGCTACTTCCTCCAGACGGCTGCTTTACTCCTTTGCACTGGCCTCTGCTTCCTAGGATCTGCTACTTTTTCGAGGGCGTCCAACGCTTTGCTTGCAATCCTAAGCTTGGCCATCGTCAGCATCCCCGTCTCGGCTATCTTCAAGACTCCCTTCCGTGATGAGGATCTTGGTATTCACTTCACTGGGCCCAGCCTTGATACCCTGACTGATAACTTTCTCCCTCATTTAAGTAGCCCTCACTTCAAAGGCCTTGAGACATTCCGTGATCTATTTGGCATTCTCTTCCC GGCTACTTCGGGTATCTTTGCAGGTGCATCCATGTCTGGCGATCTCAAAGACCCTAGCAGATCGATCCCTCACGGAACGTTATGGGCCATGTTGACAACATTTATCATCTATTTCATCGTGATCCTTTCTCTGGCTGCAAGCACCACCCATGACTCCTTCTTGGCCAATGACAATGCCATCTCACTCATCAATCTATCTCAGCCTGTGATCCTCGCAGGTGAATGTGCAGTtaccttcttctcggcttTGATGGGTCTCATTGGTGCTTCTAAGCTGTTTCAGGCTTTCTCAAGGGACAAACTTCTTCCTGGTCTTGGGTTCTTTAGCAAAGGCACCAAGCATGGAGATGAACCTATATATGCTTTACTCTTAACCTATGTCATTGCACAACTGGCACTCTTTGCTGATCTCAACCAGATCGCCACCTTCATCTCGATGGGTTACCAGATGACATTTTTCGTCATGAACCTCGCGTGCTTCCTCCTCAAAATTGGATCCGCACCCAACTTCCGCCCGAGCTTCAAGTTCTTCACCTGGCAGACCGCGTTTGTTGCCGGTATCTTGTCCGGGTTTGCTATGTTCTTCATCGACGTAACCTATGCCGCAGTGGCTGTTACAGTGCTCGTCCTGCTCTTCTTGCTCATTCATTACCTGAGCCCCCCTAAACACTGGGGTGATGTGAGCCAGAATCTAATTTATCATCAAGTGAGGAAGTATCTGCTACGTCTCAGGCCAGAACACATCAAGTTCTGGAGGCCACATATTATACTGCTCATCAATAATCCGCGTCGACAAACCAGGTTGATTCAATTTTGCAACTCGCTCAAGAAAGGCtcactatatatacttggacATGTCATTGTGACCGATGATTTCAACTCTGGTGTCCACGAGGCTAGGCTCCAGCAGCACGCCTGGACAAAATATATCAACGAGTTCTCCAAGATCAAGGCTTTTGTGCAACTCACAATGTCTCCCACAATCACCTGGGGCATTCGAAACTTGATACTATCAGCTGGACTCGGAGGTATGCGTCCAAATATTGCTGTTCTTGGCTCCTACAACATGGAAGAATTACGAAAGTCCAACCCGAGACTACGCGTGCCTGATGTTCCCGTCTCTTTCTCGAGGCAAATGCAACGCCCACCAAAGTCCAACGGTAAGGCTCCTGAGAGGCCTCGAAGGCGGCGAGGAGATACATCAGCCAGACTTATGGAGGGCATACTCCCAACCGATGTCATTCGTACGGAGAATATGATGTCGCCAAAAGAGTATTTGACTATTTTAGAAGATCTTGCCCTTCGGTATCGACTCAATATCGCAGTGGGTTGTGGCTTCGATGCTCTAGAAACACCCAGAAAAGATGGTAACAACACCAAAAAGTACCTTGATTTGTGGCCGATTCAGATGTCTGCTGAAGTGACATCTGATGGTAAGAGCTTGCTGACTACGAATTTTGACACAT ACACTCTTATTCTTCAACTCGGGCATATTCTACATAGCGTCCAGGTCTGGAAGCAAGTATATACGCTACGAGTTATGGTGTTTGTGGAATACGAAAGCGAAGTACACGAAGAGCATGCTAGGGTACTGGCACTTCTTGAAAAACTGCGAATTGATGCAGAAGTCAATGTTTTCTGCTTATCTTCGGGCGATTTGAATACTTACGAAATCATTGTCAACGGTGTTAGCCATGACATAGACTGGGAAATCGTCGTAAATGACACACTTCGAAATGAAGAATGGTGGGACGATGTTCAGATGTACCGAGGGCGCGCAGACAACATGTCTTCAACTCAGGAGCTCGACCAGCTCGAACAGATTTATGATTCGACATCTGGAAGACCCGGCTTGTATAACCCCCATGAGGAGATATATGAGCGTCGACGTGCAAGCACAACGGATGTTCCCGAGCTGCCACGACGGCCGGCTATTCGGATGCTGTCCAAGATGGGTGTCAGCATGGGGATCCATACACACCATCTCCCAGACGACGCATTGGACGAAACAAGTAGCGAGGACGACGAAACAGAAGATTCCCCGACAGATCTTATTGAAGACGAGGAGATGGGGTACAGCTCTGTGTTAGAGCACGACGCCAACGACGAGGCCAGCATCGGCCCGAGTGACTCGGTGCATCAACCATTGCTGGTGGGTGGGGACTCTCATGATGAGGACGGCAGAGTTCGCGGTGACTTTTGGGAAAGGTTTGGCCGGCGTCCCAAGTCTGACACCGTTGCAGATACCGTCGGTACATCGTACGGTACAATGTCATCGTCTGCAACGGTAAAGGGTGTTGGGGGAGCCCAAACTTCTCAGCAAACAGATGAGCGGCCACACCAAAGCAGCACAGACTCTGCCCCTGCAGATATTCCCTCTCTCGTCTCACGAGATTCACTAGGACCTACTGCCGCATATTCTCGTACACGTCCGGCAAGCCCTTCGCGTGAAGACACTGTACGCCCATACCGCGGTGGTACGACAACACCAGGAAGACCGACTCTCTCAAGACAATCCTCGGCCGTGAAGTTCTCTAGTCGCCCGGTCCCCGAGACAAAGATTGTCGCATCGGAGGCGGAAGGATCCACGATCAGCTTTGCGCCGCCTTCTAGTACAGATTCAGAAACACCAAAAGCCGGGCCGTATCGACCGAGCTATTCAAGGCAGTCTTCTCTAGGCAACTATCCGAGCAAGTCTCGGCCCAGCACACAAGTAACGTCTGGCGAGAACGATGGCAAGAAAATCTCTTTTGCAGAGCAACCAGATTACGAGCCATATTCGGCCAATCATTCTCGGTTTCAATCACGACGTAGTTCTCGGGGGTCTGCACAGTACGGAGGCGATTCTTGTGATCAAATACCCGAAATGCTCGAAAGATATCGATTAAGCTCTCACCTAGAGGAGGAAGCGCAGGAACTAGGTTTCACGCCCCAGGGCTTAGAGCTGTCATTCAACGAGCTGCCAAGCAGAGCTCAACACCTCATTGTTAACGAATTGATACGTCAACATTCCAAGGATACTGCTGTGCTGCTCAGCACCCTTCCTATTCCTACGGAGGGCACTTGCTTGGATGATGCGGCAACAATACAGTATTTGTCTGATGTCGAGGTGCTTTGCAATGAGCTACCACCAACACTGTTGGTGCTCAGCAACAATATGACAGTGACTGTCAATCTTTAG
- a CDS encoding hypothetical protein (BUSCO:38110at5125): MPQIPITIVTGFLGSGKTTLILNLIPQLRAQNPDYKLALLKNEFGDLAVDSQLAANSSISGVQELLNGCICCNLVGQLGPALKELEDTVTPDRIVIETSGSAFPATLALEVNRLARESGKYILDGVISVIDVENWKGYEDTSYTARIQARYTDLIVFNKWENVSMLRYDECLDRVGDLEVDVAKVKSDKGRVPMDIIFGVDGGLAQELTESDAEKTNGHSHEHSNGTTNGHSHNHQSEVEVLSVVLKADPTARINTEKLISFLSSAPKDEAYRIKALVSLSTTPTNSDPDIPKPEPSASGRYILNWAFGRWTFTPVVEALQEHGSSSDVTLRMTMIFARYESNKWKKRLEAGGLIELDGGDSSGLTVTKIL, encoded by the coding sequence ATGCCACAAATTCCGATCACCATTGTCACGGGCTTCTTAGGCTCGGGCAAGACGACACTCATTCTCAACCTCATCCCGCAGCTTCGCGCCCAAAACCCTGACTATAAACTCGCCCTTTTAAAGAACGAATTCGGCGATCTAGCAGTCGACTCGCAACTCGCCGCAAACTCTTCCATCTCAGGGGTTCAGGAGCTTCTAAACGGATGTATCTGCTGTAACCTCGTTGGCCAGCTCGGCCCCGCGCTCAAGGAACTCGAAGACACCGTCACCCCCGACCGAATCGTTATCGAGACTAGCGGATCTGCTTTCCCTGCGACCCTCGCTCTCGAGGTGAACCGCCTTGCGCGCGAGTCTGGAAAGTACATTCTTGATGGTGTCATCAGTGTCATCGACGTTGAGAACTGGAAGGGCTACGAGGATACCAGTTACACAGCCCGTATCCAGGCGCGCTACACCGACCTCATCGTCTTTAACAAGTGGGAAAATGTCAGCATGTTGCGATACGACGAGTGTCTCGATCGAGTTGGCGATTTGGAGGTAGATGTTGCCAAAGTCAAGAGCGACAAGGGCAGAGTCCCGATGGACATAATTTTTGGTGTGGACGGGGGCTTGGCGCAAGAGTTGACAGAGTCGGATGCCGAGAAGACAAACGGTCATAGTCATGAGCACTCCAACGGTACAACAAACGGCCACTCGCACAATCATCAGAGTGAAGTTGAGGTTCTCTCAGTTGTCCTCAAGGCCGACCCCACAGCCCGCATAAATACCGAAAAACTCATCTCATTCCTTTCCTCTGCGCCTAAAGACGAGGCTTACCGCATCAAGGCTCTCGTCTCGCTATCCACCACACCAACAAACTCAGACCCTGATATTCCCAAGCCAGAGCCCAGCGCATCAGGTCGGTACATCCTCAACTGGGCGTTCGGCCGATGGACGTTCACGCCCGTTGTGGAAGCGCTGCAAGAGCACGGCTCAAGTAGTGATGTTACACTACGCATGACGATGATTTTTGCGCGCTATGAGAGCAACAagtggaagaagagactTGAAGCTGGTGGCTTGATAGAACTAGACGGCGGCGATTCAAGTGGATTGACCGTTACTAAAATCCTATAG